In one window of Spartinivicinus marinus DNA:
- a CDS encoding formate dehydrogenase beta subunit has translation MTALTQATTATSQPAGQQAPIKVFVPCDSSSLSVGADQIAATIETLAVEYQANIQLVRNGSRGLFWLEPLIEVATADGRVAYGPVQPEDITSLFECDFLSGDPQHPLYLGLTEKIPYLAKQQRLTFQRAGIIEPASIEDYTTHQGFIGLQKALEIGPQAIIDEVKQSGLRGRGGAAFPTGIKWQTVLDTPATQKYIVCNADEGDSGSFADRLVMEADPFSLIEGMTIAGIAVGANQGYIYLRSEYPHAHQMLNKAIAVAYQHGYLGNHILGSDFSFDLEVRLGAGAYICGEETSLLESLEGKRGLVRAKPPIPAIEGLFGQPTIVNNVLSLATVPIILEKGAAYYEHFGMGRSRGTLAFQLAGNIKQGGLVELAFGISLRELLEEYGAGTLTGRPIKAVQVGGPLGAYLPEHQWDTPLDYEAFMQIDAMVGHGGIVVFDDRVDMLEQARFAMEFCVEESCGKCTPCRIGSTRGVEVIDKIRAGDNTQANTVLLTDLCDTMTHASLCAMGGMTPYPVMSALNHFPEDFQPTNTKTGGC, from the coding sequence ATGACAGCATTGACTCAAGCAACTACAGCAACATCACAACCAGCTGGTCAGCAAGCCCCTATTAAAGTGTTTGTGCCCTGTGACTCTTCCTCCCTATCAGTAGGTGCTGATCAGATAGCAGCCACTATCGAAACTCTGGCAGTAGAATATCAAGCCAATATTCAGCTGGTACGAAATGGCTCCCGTGGGTTATTTTGGCTAGAGCCTTTAATTGAAGTAGCAACCGCTGATGGACGAGTAGCTTATGGCCCAGTTCAACCGGAAGATATTACCTCATTATTTGAGTGTGATTTTTTATCTGGTGATCCACAACATCCGCTGTATTTAGGTTTAACTGAAAAAATCCCTTATTTAGCAAAGCAACAGCGATTAACCTTTCAACGTGCAGGCATTATTGAGCCAGCCTCTATTGAAGATTACACAACACATCAAGGTTTTATCGGTTTACAAAAAGCACTGGAAATTGGCCCGCAAGCCATTATTGATGAAGTGAAGCAATCAGGTTTACGCGGCCGCGGTGGCGCGGCCTTCCCTACCGGCATTAAATGGCAAACCGTGTTAGACACCCCCGCAACACAAAAATATATTGTTTGTAATGCAGATGAAGGCGACTCTGGCAGTTTCGCAGACAGACTAGTAATGGAAGCGGACCCTTTTTCGTTAATTGAAGGGATGACCATTGCCGGGATCGCGGTTGGCGCTAACCAAGGTTATATCTATTTACGCTCAGAATACCCCCATGCCCACCAAATGTTGAATAAGGCGATAGCTGTCGCCTATCAACATGGTTATTTAGGTAACCATATTTTAGGCAGTGATTTCAGCTTTGATTTAGAAGTACGCTTAGGTGCAGGTGCTTATATTTGTGGCGAAGAAACCTCGCTGCTGGAAAGTTTAGAAGGTAAACGGGGGTTAGTCAGAGCCAAACCCCCTATTCCTGCCATCGAAGGTTTATTTGGTCAGCCTACCATCGTTAACAATGTGTTATCCCTCGCGACTGTGCCTATTATTTTAGAGAAAGGGGCTGCTTATTATGAGCATTTTGGTATGGGTCGCTCTCGCGGTACGTTAGCCTTCCAACTGGCAGGTAATATCAAACAAGGTGGCCTGGTAGAACTGGCCTTTGGTATCAGTTTGCGTGAATTATTGGAAGAATACGGTGCAGGCACCTTAACCGGGCGCCCGATAAAAGCGGTACAAGTCGGTGGGCCGTTAGGTGCCTATTTGCCTGAGCATCAGTGGGATACCCCGCTAGATTACGAAGCATTTATGCAAATCGACGCTATGGTTGGCCATGGTGGTATTGTCGTGTTTGATGACAGGGTTGATATGTTGGAACAAGCCCGCTTTGCCATGGAGTTTTGTGTAGAGGAGTCCTGCGGCAAATGTACACCTTGCCGAATAGGCTCCACCCGTGGTGTAGAAGTTATCGATAAAATTCGCGCAGGAGACAATACCCAGGCCAATACGGTATTGCTGACTGATTTATGCGACACCATGACCCACGCCTCACTCTGTGCTATGGGGGGCATGACCCCTTACCCAGTAATGAGCGCACTTAACCACTTCCCTGAAGATTTTCAGCCGACTAATACTAAAACAGGAGGCTGCTGA
- a CDS encoding formate dehydrogenase subunit gamma, with protein MQGNSSWDRQLVEKSIDSLKDKPGALLPILHSIQDQLGYIPSDAVPLIADKLNLSRADVHGVISFYHHFRSKPCGEFVIQVCRAEACQAMGSRQLEQTIKQTLGIDYHQTTLDGSFTLEPVYCLGNCACSPSIRVNDDIHGRMTTSKFSQLVDKMQTVAVEVQ; from the coding sequence ATGCAGGGTAACTCTAGCTGGGACAGGCAACTAGTTGAAAAGTCGATTGACTCATTAAAAGACAAGCCCGGTGCGTTGCTGCCTATTTTACACAGCATCCAAGATCAATTGGGCTATATTCCTTCCGATGCCGTGCCACTGATTGCTGACAAACTCAATCTATCTCGTGCTGATGTTCATGGAGTGATTAGCTTTTATCATCACTTCCGGTCCAAACCCTGCGGTGAATTTGTGATTCAGGTTTGTCGGGCGGAAGCCTGCCAAGCCATGGGTAGCCGTCAGTTAGAACAAACCATTAAGCAAACGTTAGGTATTGATTATCACCAAACCACCCTGGATGGCAGCTTTACTTTAGAACCTGTTTACTGCTTGGGCAATTGCGCTTGTTCACCATCCATTCGCGTGAATGATGATATTCATGGCCGAATGACAACCAGCAAATTCAGCCAGCTGGTTGATAAAATGCAAACTGTTGCTGTGGAGGTCCAATGA